From a single Populus nigra chromosome 18, ddPopNigr1.1, whole genome shotgun sequence genomic region:
- the LOC133678015 gene encoding dof zinc finger protein 1-like isoform X2, with protein sequence MEGSRPDVLERRARPQKDQALNCPRCNSTNTKFCYYNNYSLSQPRYFCKTCRRYWTAGGSLRNVPVGGGSRKNKRSSSTASTSAAGAAASKKFPLDLTQPNPPHSASQNPKIHEGQDLNLAYPPSADDYSNLSEFVEIPFDTESNKTHHQNPNPSSTSPSHHHHHVSPMEFLKSTAMNSRGFSAFMSIPSLSDSNNTMFSTGFPLQEFKSTQNFSLEGLESGYSNTQGVHETCGSARLLFPIEDMKQQVPSNTEFEQNTREQRDSAPAGYWNGMLGGGSW encoded by the coding sequence ATGGAAGGTTCAAGGCCTGATGTGTTAGAGAGAAGGGCAAGGCCTCAAAAGGATCAAGCTTTGAATTGTCCAAGGTGCAATTCCACTAATACCAAATTTTGTTACTACAACAACTATAGTCTTTCTCAGCCAAGGTACTTTTGCAAGACTTGTAGAAGGTATTGGACTGCAGGTGGGTCTTTAAGAAATGTTCCTGTTGGTGGTGGTTCAAGAAAGAACAAGAGGTCATCAAGTACTGCATCAACATCAGCAGCAGGAGCAGCTGCTTCAAAGAAGTTTCCTCTTGATCTGACCCAACCAAATCCCCCCCATTCAGCTTCTCAAAACCCTAAGATCCATGAAGGTCAAGATCTAAATCTAGCTTACCCCCCATCAGCTGACGATTATAGTAATTTGTCTGAGTTTGTTGAGATACCTTTTGATACTGAAAGCAACAAAACCCACCATCAAAACCCTAATCCTTCAAGTACATCTCcctctcatcatcatcatcacgtCTCACCCATGGAGTTTCTCAAGAGTACTGCCATGAATTCAAGAGGATTTAGTGCTTTCATGTCAATTCCATCACTATCCGATTCAAACAACACCATGTTTTCAACTGGGTTTCCTTTACAAGAATTCAAGTCAACTCAGAATTTTTCTTTAGAAGGGCTTGAAAGTGGGTATAGTAACACTCAAGGGGTGCACGAGACTTGTGGTAGTGCAAGGCTTTTGTTTCCTATAGAAGACATGAAGCAACAAGTTCCAAGCAATACTGAATTTGAACAGAATACCAGAGAGCAAAGAGATAGTGCTCCAGCTGGGTATTGGAATGGAATGTTAGGTGGTGGATCATGGTAA
- the LOC133678015 gene encoding dof zinc finger protein 1-like isoform X1, with protein MDTATQWAQGIGAVNPMEGSRPDVLERRARPQKDQALNCPRCNSTNTKFCYYNNYSLSQPRYFCKTCRRYWTAGGSLRNVPVGGGSRKNKRSSSTASTSAAGAAASKKFPLDLTQPNPPHSASQNPKIHEGQDLNLAYPPSADDYSNLSEFVEIPFDTESNKTHHQNPNPSSTSPSHHHHHVSPMEFLKSTAMNSRGFSAFMSIPSLSDSNNTMFSTGFPLQEFKSTQNFSLEGLESGYSNTQGVHETCGSARLLFPIEDMKQQVPSNTEFEQNTREQRDSAPAGYWNGMLGGGSW; from the exons ATGGATACTGCTACTCAGTGGGCACAG GGGATTGGTGCTGTTAATCCAATGGAAGGTTCAAGGCCTGATGTGTTAGAGAGAAGGGCAAGGCCTCAAAAGGATCAAGCTTTGAATTGTCCAAGGTGCAATTCCACTAATACCAAATTTTGTTACTACAACAACTATAGTCTTTCTCAGCCAAGGTACTTTTGCAAGACTTGTAGAAGGTATTGGACTGCAGGTGGGTCTTTAAGAAATGTTCCTGTTGGTGGTGGTTCAAGAAAGAACAAGAGGTCATCAAGTACTGCATCAACATCAGCAGCAGGAGCAGCTGCTTCAAAGAAGTTTCCTCTTGATCTGACCCAACCAAATCCCCCCCATTCAGCTTCTCAAAACCCTAAGATCCATGAAGGTCAAGATCTAAATCTAGCTTACCCCCCATCAGCTGACGATTATAGTAATTTGTCTGAGTTTGTTGAGATACCTTTTGATACTGAAAGCAACAAAACCCACCATCAAAACCCTAATCCTTCAAGTACATCTCcctctcatcatcatcatcacgtCTCACCCATGGAGTTTCTCAAGAGTACTGCCATGAATTCAAGAGGATTTAGTGCTTTCATGTCAATTCCATCACTATCCGATTCAAACAACACCATGTTTTCAACTGGGTTTCCTTTACAAGAATTCAAGTCAACTCAGAATTTTTCTTTAGAAGGGCTTGAAAGTGGGTATAGTAACACTCAAGGGGTGCACGAGACTTGTGGTAGTGCAAGGCTTTTGTTTCCTATAGAAGACATGAAGCAACAAGTTCCAAGCAATACTGAATTTGAACAGAATACCAGAGAGCAAAGAGATAGTGCTCCAGCTGGGTATTGGAATGGAATGTTAGGTGGTGGATCATGGTAA